Proteins from a genomic interval of Streptococcus sp. D7B5:
- the ifs gene encoding NAD glycohydrolase toxin immunity factor — MQTYNLKNKENYKHFVKHYLEVMREGKEAEAFLGEDVRYRFQQRNSMITEYTDIQVLLEYCLFPLYIEGDKDIARRTFEILKDFSLSIDLVKLDKVTDYISMQGSRLRRYTSLPFVIEADELVRNIIESTSHLLGEQKRTDENGLI; from the coding sequence ATGCAGACATACAACCTCAAAAATAAAGAAAATTATAAACACTTTGTCAAACATTATCTAGAAGTGATGAGAGAAGGAAAAGAAGCTGAAGCTTTTCTTGGAGAGGACGTTAGGTATCGTTTTCAACAACGAAACTCAATGATAACAGAATACACTGATATTCAGGTGCTGCTGGAATATTGTTTATTCCCTCTATATATAGAAGGTGATAAGGATATAGCGAGAAGAACTTTTGAAATCTTGAAGGATTTTAGCTTATCGATTGACTTAGTCAAATTAGATAAGGTAACGGATTATATTTCTATGCAAGGTAGTCGTTTAAGAAGATATACAAGCCTTCCCTTTGTTATTGAAGCAGATGAATTAGTAAGAAATATTATCGAAAGTACTTCCCACCTATTAGGTGAGCAGAAACGTACTGATGAAAATGGTCTTATTTAG
- a CDS encoding DUF4299 family protein produces the protein MKSVNFTIKSNQSLRIGEVLQAELFECYSVSAKDAGLKPSADSLISDFHSVQFGVKEKSSLGFRLSFDRQAYQVSVPDLATASDWTGALMFLKTLLILLDVTVCEHDGVEYNKDSILEFHFTDIFLSALSELTKEVKVHPIVEVMGVKRPIYINELYLGQIIHVPDEQLLNSYDQRLRFTQQLNAYYSEQQVFKVEQNGEDIIIPINYLNSEGRTILPAQPELEPQYLQEYRGSKVAVARLFIMTADGEKLAEVPYRQFLESLTEGIYMLDAKYVLVDPISPEMLQKLSQN, from the coding sequence ATGAAATCAGTTAATTTTACAATAAAAAGCAACCAATCACTAAGAATTGGTGAGGTGCTTCAAGCAGAACTTTTTGAATGTTACAGCGTTTCCGCTAAGGATGCAGGATTAAAGCCATCTGCAGACTCTCTTATTTCGGATTTCCATTCTGTTCAGTTTGGGGTTAAAGAGAAGTCTAGTTTAGGGTTCCGTCTATCTTTTGATCGTCAAGCCTATCAGGTATCTGTCCCAGATTTGGCGACAGCTTCTGATTGGACTGGGGCCTTGATGTTCTTGAAAACCTTGCTCATTCTCTTAGATGTAACTGTATGTGAACATGATGGTGTGGAGTATAATAAAGATTCTATTCTAGAATTTCATTTCACAGATATTTTCTTATCAGCTCTTTCAGAATTGACTAAGGAAGTAAAAGTCCATCCTATAGTAGAAGTTATGGGAGTGAAACGTCCTATTTACATCAATGAACTCTACCTAGGGCAGATTATCCATGTGCCGGACGAGCAACTCTTAAATAGCTATGACCAGCGTTTGCGCTTTACCCAACAGCTAAATGCTTATTACTCTGAGCAGCAAGTTTTTAAAGTAGAGCAAAATGGAGAGGACATCATTATCCCTATCAATTATCTAAATAGTGAAGGACGAACAATCTTACCGGCTCAACCAGAGCTAGAACCTCAATATTTACAAGAGTATCGAGGAAGTAAGGTTGCAGTTGCACGACTATTTATCATGACAGCCGATGGGGAAAAACTAGCCGAGGTTCCTTATCGACAGTTCTTAGAGTCGTTGACTGAGGGCATCTATATGCTAGATGCCAAATACGTTCTTGTAGACCCAATTTCTCCTGAAATGTTGCAGAAGTTATCACAAAACTAA